A single genomic interval of Desulfobaccales bacterium harbors:
- a CDS encoding ABC transporter permease, which yields MLKLTWRNTTRHPLRAALTILGMAVAVLAFCLLRTVVAAWYSGVNAASPARLVTRNAISLIFPLPIAYLPKIQAIPGIEGVAYGNWFGGVYIDERHFFPTFAVDVRRYLPIYPEFVMREDQKLAFIQDRRGAAVGRSLATRYGFKLGDPIVLKGTIYPGEWPFIIRAIYDGAEPTTDESRLFFHWDYLNETLKKQGSSRADNVGWYLIKVARPDLAPQVAAQVDALFKNSLAETITETEQAFALGFVSMTEAILVAIQVVSWVVIGVILVVLANTMAMSARERQREYAVLKTMGFKARHLAGLIFGESLILALAGGLVGEALTFPAVHFFKSQLGQYFRVFPLTRATLVLGLAVALMVGLLAALLPSVRASRVSIAEALRKVG from the coding sequence ATGTTAAAACTCACCTGGCGCAACACCACCCGGCACCCGCTGCGGGCCGCGCTCACTATCTTGGGGATGGCCGTGGCCGTACTAGCTTTCTGCCTACTGCGCACCGTGGTGGCGGCCTGGTATTCCGGGGTGAACGCCGCGTCGCCGGCCCGCCTGGTGACCCGGAACGCCATCTCCCTGATCTTCCCTTTGCCCATAGCCTATCTCCCCAAGATCCAGGCCATTCCCGGTATTGAAGGGGTGGCTTACGGCAACTGGTTCGGTGGCGTCTACATCGATGAGCGCCACTTTTTTCCTACGTTTGCCGTGGATGTGCGCCGCTACCTCCCCATCTATCCCGAGTTTGTCATGCGCGAAGACCAAAAGCTGGCGTTTATCCAGGATCGCCGGGGCGCGGCAGTGGGGCGCTCTCTGGCGACCCGATACGGCTTTAAGCTGGGAGACCCCATTGTCCTCAAAGGCACTATTTATCCGGGCGAGTGGCCGTTCATCATTCGGGCCATTTATGACGGCGCCGAACCCACCACCGATGAATCGCGACTCTTTTTCCATTGGGATTACTTGAACGAGACCTTGAAGAAACAAGGTTCCAGCCGGGCCGATAACGTGGGCTGGTATCTCATCAAGGTCGCCAGACCGGACTTGGCGCCCCAGGTGGCGGCCCAGGTGGACGCCCTGTTTAAAAACAGCCTGGCCGAGACTATAACGGAAACGGAGCAGGCCTTCGCCCTGGGGTTTGTGTCCATGACCGAAGCCATTCTGGTGGCCATCCAGGTAGTGTCCTGGGTGGTCATCGGCGTGATCCTGGTGGTCCTGGCCAACACCATGGCCATGAGCGCCCGGGAGCGCCAGAGAGAATATGCCGTCCTTAAAACCATGGGCTTCAAGGCCCGGCACCTGGCCGGCCTGATCTTCGGAGAATCCCTGATCCTGGCCCTGGCGGGAGGCCTGGTGGGGGAAGCCCTGACCTTCCCGGCGGTACATTTTTTCAAATCCCAACTGGGCCAGTATTTCCGGGTCTTTCCCCTCACCCGGGCTACCCTGGTCCTGGGTCTGGCGGTAGCTCTGATGGTGGGCCTCCTAGCCGCGCTGCTGCCGTCGGTGCGGGCCAGCCGGGTGAGCATCGCCGAGGCCTTGCGCA
- a CDS encoding efflux RND transporter periplasmic adaptor subunit yields the protein MSPDLERLRIQRPGEERPAAAFSRTRIALIILGVALVIVVGLYLWGPLQPALEVSTTVVSRLYPAQAYTVLNASGYVVAQRKAAVSSKSTGRLTFLGVEEGSRVKKGQILASLENEDLIAARNQAVAQVNQAKADLGTATAEMADAELQYRRYKTLVAQDLVPKQDFDTADARYKKAQAGVAAAQARIKVAQAGLANTQASLEYSYIRGPFDGVVTTKYAEVGEVVAPFGAAANARAAVVTMADLHSLMVEVDVAESNLDKVRLGQPCEISLDAIPDRRFAGAVHMIVPTADRTKATVLTKVKFLETDDRILPEMSAKVAFLSQPLEPGERQPRLTIPKAALVTREGASYSYLVTGNRVKLVPITVGLTLNDLVEIAQGLKEGDRVVLNPPASLRDGSRVKVKQP from the coding sequence ATGTCTCCTGATCTAGAGCGACTCCGCATTCAACGCCCGGGGGAAGAGCGCCCCGCGGCGGCCTTCTCCAGGACCCGTATTGCCCTGATTATCCTGGGCGTGGCCCTGGTGATCGTGGTCGGGCTCTACCTCTGGGGGCCCCTGCAGCCTGCATTGGAAGTGAGCACTACGGTGGTCTCCCGCCTCTACCCGGCCCAGGCTTACACGGTCTTAAACGCCAGCGGTTACGTGGTGGCCCAACGCAAGGCCGCGGTCTCCTCCAAGAGCACGGGCCGCCTGACCTTTCTGGGGGTGGAAGAAGGCAGCCGGGTAAAAAAAGGGCAAATCCTGGCCTCACTCGAGAATGAGGACCTGATAGCCGCCCGCAATCAGGCTGTCGCCCAGGTGAACCAGGCCAAAGCCGACCTGGGCACTGCCACTGCGGAGATGGCGGACGCCGAACTCCAGTACCGGCGCTACAAGACCCTGGTGGCCCAGGACCTGGTTCCCAAGCAGGACTTTGATACCGCGGATGCCAGGTATAAGAAGGCCCAAGCCGGGGTGGCCGCGGCCCAGGCCCGCATCAAGGTTGCCCAGGCCGGCCTGGCCAACACCCAGGCGTCTCTGGAATACAGCTATATCCGCGGCCCCTTCGATGGCGTGGTGACCACCAAATACGCCGAGGTCGGAGAGGTGGTGGCGCCCTTCGGCGCCGCGGCCAATGCCCGGGCCGCGGTGGTGACCATGGCCGACCTGCACTCGCTGATGGTGGAGGTGGATGTGGCGGAGTCTAATTTGGACAAGGTTCGCCTGGGGCAACCCTGCGAAATTTCCCTGGACGCCATCCCCGACCGGCGCTTTGCCGGAGCAGTGCATATGATTGTCCCCACTGCCGACCGGACCAAGGCCACCGTGCTCACCAAGGTGAAGTTCCTGGAAACCGACGACCGCATCTTGCCGGAAATGAGCGCCAAGGTGGCCTTTCTTTCTCAACCCCTGGAGCCGGGAGAGCGTCAACCCCGCCTGACCATCCCCAAGGCCGCCCTGGTCACCCGGGAAGGCGCCTCCTATAGTTACCTCGTGACCGGCAACCGGGTGAAGCTGGTCCCCATCACCGTCGGTCTCACCCTGAACGACCTGGTTGAGATCGCACAGGGCCTCAAGGAAGGCGACCGGGTGGTTTTGAACCCGCCCGCGTCCTTGCGTGACGGCTCCCGGGTAAAAGTCAAGCAACCGTGA
- a CDS encoding nucleoside phosphorylase translates to MNNCSPIPRNAQGRFYHIDCLPGELAPYILTCGDPDRAQRIARLFDRVEMRRKNREFLTYTGSYKDIPVSVMSTGIGAPATAIAIVEAANCVNPVTFIRLGTCGALQWDIEVGDLVITESAWGGDGTIESYIPGGIVPHADPGIVTALKEAAEAFKMTYHVGLTLTTEDFYAGQGRAAPGFPAPDPEYMQVLMESGVLNMEMEMAVYLALAAVSTYEIRAGGACLVLDNRESEVGFTSVKDKRCGEGRLIKVGLRALEILARQDIHNKAPVTGH, encoded by the coding sequence GTGAATAACTGTAGTCCCATTCCCAGGAATGCTCAAGGCCGCTTCTATCATATCGACTGCCTCCCCGGGGAACTGGCCCCCTATATCCTGACCTGCGGCGACCCGGACCGGGCCCAGCGTATCGCCCGGCTCTTTGACCGGGTGGAGATGCGCCGCAAGAACCGTGAGTTCCTCACCTATACCGGCTCCTATAAGGACATTCCGGTCTCGGTCATGTCCACCGGCATCGGCGCGCCGGCCACCGCCATCGCCATCGTGGAGGCGGCCAACTGCGTCAACCCCGTCACCTTTATCCGGCTGGGCACCTGCGGGGCGCTCCAATGGGACATCGAGGTGGGGGACCTGGTCATTACCGAGTCGGCGTGGGGTGGGGACGGCACCATTGAAAGCTATATTCCGGGAGGTATCGTCCCCCATGCTGATCCCGGGATTGTCACGGCCTTAAAAGAAGCGGCTGAAGCTTTTAAAATGACGTATCACGTGGGCCTGACCCTCACCACCGAGGATTTTTACGCGGGCCAGGGCCGGGCGGCGCCGGGGTTTCCCGCCCCGGACCCCGAGTACATGCAAGTCCTGATGGAAAGCGGCGTGCTGAACATGGAGATGGAGATGGCGGTTTATCTGGCCCTGGCCGCGGTTTCCACTTATGAGATCAGGGCCGGGGGCGCCTGTTTGGTCCTGGACAACCGGGAAAGCGAAGTCGGGTTCACCTCCGTTAAGGATAAGCGGTGCGGCGAGGGACGCCTCATCAAGGTGGGCTTGCGGGCGTTGGAAATCCTAGCCAGGCAGGACATTCATAATAAAGCCCCAGTAACTGGCCACTGA
- a CDS encoding SHOCT domain-containing protein, translating to MYPEQYWSWHTWWVFPMFMPVFWIVIIALCLYFIFGRNKARRTWVPGRGFEDDSALDILKKRYAKGEITKDEFEQMKRDIS from the coding sequence ATGTACCCCGAACAATACTGGTCCTGGCACACTTGGTGGGTCTTCCCCATGTTCATGCCCGTCTTTTGGATCGTCATCATCGCCCTGTGCCTCTACTTCATCTTCGGCCGCAACAAAGCCAGGCGGACTTGGGTGCCCGGCCGCGGCTTTGAGGACGACAGCGCCCTGGACATCCTCAAAAAACGTTACGCCAAAGGGGAAATCACGAAAGACGAGTTTGAGCAGATGAAGCGGGATATTAGTTGA
- a CDS encoding ABC transporter ATP-binding protein, producing MANQAIATAPVVEIAHLNKSYRRGSQVLPVLEDISLTIFAGEFLALMGPSGSGKTTLLNLIAGLDRPDSGQLLVHGIDLPALSETQLADWRAANVGFVFQFYQLIPVLTAFENVELPLLLTKLSRRERKEHVELVLELVGLTDRQSHYPSQLSGGQQQRVAIGRALVTDPTLIAADEPTGDLDKKSAGEIMDLLTRLNQDFQKTIIIVTHDPEAASHAGRIRRLIKGQLLNENGAQED from the coding sequence ATGGCGAACCAGGCGATAGCAACGGCCCCGGTAGTGGAGATCGCCCACCTCAATAAATCTTATCGGCGGGGCAGCCAGGTGCTGCCGGTCCTTGAAGATATCAGCCTCACCATCTTTGCCGGGGAATTCCTGGCGCTCATGGGGCCTTCGGGCTCCGGCAAAACCACCCTTTTAAACCTCATTGCCGGGCTGGACCGGCCGGACTCCGGCCAACTGCTGGTGCACGGCATCGATCTTCCGGCCCTCTCCGAAACCCAACTGGCGGATTGGCGGGCCGCCAACGTGGGGTTCGTTTTTCAGTTTTACCAGCTTATCCCCGTGCTTACGGCCTTTGAGAACGTGGAACTGCCTCTGCTCCTCACGAAGCTGTCCCGCCGGGAGCGCAAGGAGCACGTGGAACTGGTCCTGGAATTGGTGGGTCTCACCGACCGCCAGAGCCACTACCCGTCTCAGCTCTCCGGCGGCCAGCAGCAACGGGTGGCCATCGGCCGGGCCCTTGTCACCGACCCCACCCTCATCGCCGCGGATGAGCCCACCGGCGATCTGGACAAGAAATCCGCCGGGGAAATCATGGACCTGTTGACCAGGCTCAACCAGGACTTTCAGAAAACCATTATTATCGTCACCCACGACCCCGAGGCCGCCAGCCACGCCGGCCGCATCCGCCGCCTCATTAAGGGGCAGTTGCTGAACGAGAACGGAGCCCAGGAGGATTAG
- a CDS encoding peptide-binding protein has product MTRQQSSGRNWLFLLLLLACAAVALSGCKSEKEEQRYGGPDTGPAYGDLFIDGSIGDASTLLPPLASDASSAGIIGLIYNGLVKYDGDLNLVGDLAESWEVSKDGLTITFHLRHGVKWQDGAPFTAKDVLFTYQVMVDPKTPTAYSGDYLQVKKAEAPDDYTFRVTYPQPFAPALGSWGLNILPRHLLQGQDITKSPLGRRPVGTGPYIFKEWKTGQMIGLDYNPNYFEGRPYLNGYLYRVIPDLATMFLELKSGNLDRMGLTPLQYTRQTAYPKFDRMYKKYRYMPFSYIYLGYNLRDPRFADRRVRQALTHAINKQELIDGVLMGLGEQAYGPYKPGTWFYNPDVPKFPYDPAKAKALLAQAGWRPNPAGILSKDGRPFEFTILTNQGNDTRVRTAEIIQRRLHQIGIIVHIRMVEWAAFLKQFIEKGRFDAVLLGWNTGLDPDQFDIWSSTKTKPGELNFIGYNNPQVDALLSEGRHTFDREKRRQAYFKFQEILAEDQPYTFLFVPDALPAISRRFHGIKPAAAGIDYNFIKWYVPKGEQKYTMMP; this is encoded by the coding sequence TTGACCAGGCAGCAATCTTCGGGACGAAATTGGTTGTTTCTCCTGCTTCTGTTGGCCTGCGCGGCTGTGGCCCTCTCCGGCTGCAAATCCGAAAAAGAAGAGCAGCGCTACGGCGGCCCGGACACCGGCCCGGCTTATGGGGACCTCTTTATCGACGGCTCCATCGGCGATGCCAGCACCCTGCTGCCGCCCCTGGCCTCCGATGCCTCCTCGGCTGGCATCATCGGCCTCATCTACAACGGCCTGGTCAAATATGACGGCGACCTCAACCTGGTGGGGGATCTGGCCGAAAGCTGGGAGGTCTCCAAAGACGGCCTCACCATTACCTTTCACCTCCGCCACGGGGTCAAGTGGCAGGACGGGGCTCCCTTCACCGCCAAGGACGTCCTGTTCACCTACCAGGTGATGGTGGACCCCAAGACTCCCACCGCCTATTCCGGCGACTATCTCCAGGTGAAAAAGGCTGAGGCGCCCGACGACTACACGTTCCGGGTCACCTACCCCCAGCCCTTCGCCCCCGCCCTGGGCTCCTGGGGCCTAAACATATTGCCCCGGCACCTGCTTCAAGGCCAGGACATTACCAAATCCCCCCTGGGGCGGCGCCCCGTCGGCACCGGCCCTTATATCTTTAAGGAGTGGAAAACCGGCCAAATGATCGGCCTGGACTACAACCCCAATTATTTCGAAGGACGGCCCTATCTGAACGGTTACCTTTACCGGGTGATCCCCGACTTGGCCACCATGTTTCTGGAATTAAAGTCCGGCAACCTCGACCGCATGGGCCTCACCCCCTTGCAATACACCCGCCAGACGGCTTATCCCAAGTTCGACCGCATGTATAAGAAATACCGCTACATGCCCTTCTCTTACATCTACCTGGGCTACAACCTGCGCGATCCCCGGTTCGCCGACCGGCGGGTGCGCCAGGCCCTGACTCACGCCATCAACAAACAGGAGCTCATCGACGGCGTGCTCATGGGCCTGGGGGAACAAGCCTATGGTCCTTATAAACCCGGGACCTGGTTCTACAACCCCGATGTGCCTAAATTCCCCTACGACCCGGCCAAAGCCAAGGCCCTGCTAGCCCAAGCCGGCTGGCGCCCTAACCCCGCGGGCATTCTCAGCAAGGACGGCCGCCCCTTCGAGTTCACCATCCTCACCAACCAGGGCAACGACACCCGGGTGCGCACCGCCGAGATTATTCAGCGCCGCCTCCATCAAATCGGTATTATCGTGCATATACGCATGGTGGAGTGGGCTGCCTTCCTCAAGCAGTTTATCGAAAAGGGCCGCTTTGACGCGGTGTTGCTGGGCTGGAACACCGGCCTGGACCCGGACCAGTTCGACATCTGGAGTTCCACCAAGACCAAACCCGGCGAGCTCAACTTCATCGGCTATAACAACCCTCAGGTCGACGCCTTGTTGTCCGAAGGCCGCCACACCTTTGACCGGGAAAAGCGGCGCCAGGCCTACTTCAAATTCCAGGAAATTCTGGCCGAAGACCAGCCTTACACCTTTCTCTTTGTCCCCGACGCCCTGCCCGCCATCTCCCGGCGCTTCCACGGCATCAAACCTGCCGCCGCGGGCATCGACTACAACTTCATCAAGTGGTACGTCCCCAAGGGCGAACAGAAGTACACCATGATGCCTTAA
- a CDS encoding cysteine synthase codes for MLRKADNILALIGQTPIVRLNRLNPHTQVEIYVKLEYFNPGGSIKDRPALAMIEAAEATGELTPDKTIIEATSGNTGIGLAMVSAVKGYRILLAMPESASLERKRILKGLGAELLLTPAHLGTDGSIEEVYRMARENPDKYFLADQFNSPHNPASHESTCREIWEQTEGKVTMVVATMGTTGTLMGLYAGMKKFNPDIRIVGVEPFLGHALQGLKNMQESYKPGIFDKTKADEIVNIEDEEGFETARRLARQEGLFLGMSSGAAVAVAIRKARELPRGLIVAIAPDGGERYLSTSLFTEKEAPTLCFYNTLARSKESFEPRRPGEATLFADGPALYDHLSLGVARRLVVTDLLHRYLAFRGFKVRQVVSLIDLDDRALAGAAAAGRDLQEFTGHYRQEFFKDLQALRIKEDVLYPLASDHIDDMVNLTKKLLEKGYAYEKLRSVYFDISRFKGYGRLSGIDLSKIRVGKTVDLDEYAKDNPRDFTLLKRAKLAELKKGLYYTTPWGQVRPSWHLESAAMALKHPGETVDFHVGSVESLFPHDENENALFTAATGKPMARAWLHCERVLKDGRPLKEAGAVTVRDLMAKGYRGEEVRHFLLATHYRKPLAISDTNLKAASVARARLDHFLERLALIDGEAPMTPAIEERLFLLKKECTAALDDDLNISRVLSAIFAAVGEFHTDIDHDRLGHAAASAILTRFQELDEVLGVMNLAPGPAAQDAAIEASLKAREEARQRQDWQAADQIRHDLAAQGIEIIDTSNGPRWRRR; via the coding sequence ATGCTGCGCAAGGCTGATAATATTTTGGCACTGATCGGGCAGACCCCCATCGTCCGCCTGAACCGTCTCAACCCCCATACCCAGGTAGAGATCTACGTCAAACTGGAGTATTTCAATCCCGGGGGGTCAATCAAAGATCGCCCGGCCCTTGCCATGATCGAGGCTGCAGAGGCTACAGGCGAGCTGACCCCCGACAAGACCATCATTGAAGCCACCAGCGGCAATACCGGTATCGGCCTGGCCATGGTCTCCGCCGTCAAGGGCTATCGCATCCTTTTGGCCATGCCCGAGTCCGCCAGCCTGGAGCGCAAGCGCATCCTCAAGGGGCTGGGGGCCGAGTTGCTGCTCACCCCGGCTCACCTGGGCACCGACGGGTCCATCGAAGAAGTCTACCGCATGGCCCGGGAAAATCCGGACAAATACTTTCTGGCGGATCAGTTCAACAGCCCTCACAATCCCGCCTCCCACGAGTCCACCTGCCGGGAGATTTGGGAGCAGACCGAAGGCAAGGTCACCATGGTAGTAGCCACCATGGGCACCACCGGCACCCTCATGGGCCTCTACGCAGGGATGAAAAAGTTCAATCCCGACATCCGCATCGTGGGCGTGGAGCCGTTTTTGGGCCATGCCCTCCAAGGCCTGAAAAACATGCAGGAGTCCTATAAACCGGGCATCTTCGATAAGACCAAGGCCGACGAGATCGTCAATATCGAAGACGAAGAGGGCTTTGAGACCGCCCGGCGCCTGGCCCGCCAGGAAGGCCTTTTCCTGGGCATGAGTTCCGGAGCCGCGGTCGCCGTGGCCATCCGCAAGGCCCGGGAGCTGCCGCGTGGCCTCATCGTGGCCATCGCCCCCGATGGCGGTGAACGCTACCTCTCCACATCCCTGTTCACCGAAAAAGAGGCCCCGACCCTCTGCTTTTATAACACCCTGGCCCGGTCCAAAGAGTCCTTCGAACCCCGGCGTCCGGGGGAAGCCACCCTGTTCGCCGACGGCCCGGCCCTCTACGATCACCTCTCCCTGGGCGTGGCCCGCCGGTTGGTGGTAACCGACCTCCTGCACCGTTATCTCGCCTTCCGGGGCTTCAAGGTCCGCCAGGTAGTAAGCTTAATCGACCTGGACGACCGCGCCCTGGCCGGGGCCGCGGCCGCGGGCCGGGATCTGCAGGAATTCACCGGGCACTACCGCCAGGAATTCTTCAAGGACCTGCAAGCCCTGCGCATTAAAGAAGACGTGCTCTATCCCCTGGCCTCCGACCACATCGACGACATGGTCAACCTCACCAAAAAACTCCTGGAGAAGGGCTATGCCTATGAAAAACTCCGTTCCGTCTATTTCGACATCTCCCGCTTCAAAGGCTACGGCCGCCTCTCCGGTATAGATTTGAGCAAAATCCGCGTGGGCAAGACCGTTGATCTGGACGAATACGCCAAGGATAATCCCCGGGATTTCACGCTGCTCAAAAGGGCCAAGCTGGCGGAACTAAAAAAGGGGCTCTATTACACCACCCCCTGGGGCCAGGTGCGCCCTAGCTGGCATCTGGAGTCCGCGGCTATGGCCCTGAAACACCCCGGCGAAACCGTCGACTTCCATGTGGGCAGCGTGGAATCGCTCTTTCCCCACGATGAAAACGAAAACGCCCTGTTCACCGCGGCCACGGGCAAACCCATGGCCCGGGCCTGGCTTCACTGCGAGCGGGTCCTCAAAGACGGCCGGCCCTTGAAAGAAGCCGGCGCCGTCACCGTGCGGGACCTGATGGCCAAAGGCTACCGGGGCGAAGAGGTGCGCCACTTCCTGCTGGCCACCCACTACCGCAAGCCCCTGGCCATAAGCGACACCAACCTCAAGGCCGCCTCCGTTGCTAGAGCCCGCCTGGACCATTTCTTGGAGCGCCTCGCCCTCATAGACGGCGAGGCCCCCATGACCCCGGCAATCGAGGAGCGCCTCTTCCTGTTGAAAAAAGAGTGCACCGCTGCCCTGGACGACGATCTCAACATCTCCCGGGTCCTGTCGGCCATCTTCGCCGCGGTGGGGGAATTTCACACCGATATCGACCACGACCGGCTGGGGCACGCCGCCGCGAGCGCCATCCTGACCCGCTTCCAGGAACTGGACGAAGTCTTGGGCGTCATGAACCTGGCCCCCGGGCCCGCCGCCCAAGACGCGGCCATCGAAGCCAGCCTGAAGGCCCGGGAAGAAGCCCGGCAGCGCCAGGATTGGCAGGCCGCGGATCAAATCCGTCACGACCTAGCCGCCCAGGGCATCGAGATCATCGACACCTCCAACGGCCCTCGCTGGCGGCGGCGCTGA